A genomic window from Haladaptatus caseinilyticus includes:
- a CDS encoding ABC transporter substrate-binding protein: MKGAGTRRAFIGTVCGVAGGAMAGCLGASVEGNDSERTFRMIGSPIRTLDPVAANDGASYRVITQLFDGLLQYPKGNPEPELLLADDVTVSDDERTYTFTLKDDVTFNDGSTLSASDVVYSFERVAVSPHSTHASLLFDHLGVEHERKGDEYVPGTLGVEAMDRKTVELRLESPFYATLDVLALPSLAIVPEGIVGDVPGYDGRMPRKEFATETPVGAGAFTFDYWQSDAEYAVTARDDYHGDGPHVDGIHWHVMSNPTAGYTYATNENADAFWVPNSKFDPAKVTIETIDEQGRKIGTYGPLPENGRTVRYVQVPLATTYYIGFNTQRVPKPVRKAVAHVMNQEQEVEDVRKDRGESAVHLTPPSIFPGGVESAMEHATSYPYGRDESKLDEARAVMERAGYGSDDRERFTITTYQSSSWSQTAKLLQDKLRAVYIDLEIEQASFPTLAERGRNGTLEAFSYGWVMDYPSPETFLKLLAPRNTTDSFLFWEDTAAANRAKRAWNRVLDHRSSSEADAKARHEAYIEMEEANWEDVALIPTFYPVGEGFYYQWVNIPKTGAAGFAKHKYTDVTIDRRP, translated from the coding sequence ATGAAGGGAGCAGGTACGCGACGAGCGTTCATCGGGACGGTTTGCGGTGTCGCTGGCGGTGCAATGGCGGGCTGTCTCGGTGCATCCGTGGAAGGCAACGACTCCGAACGAACGTTTCGAATGATCGGAAGCCCGATTCGGACGCTCGACCCCGTTGCCGCGAACGATGGCGCATCCTATCGCGTCATCACGCAACTGTTCGATGGGTTGCTTCAGTATCCGAAAGGGAATCCGGAGCCGGAGCTTCTCCTCGCCGATGACGTGACCGTTTCCGACGACGAGCGAACGTACACCTTCACGCTGAAAGACGACGTCACGTTCAACGATGGTTCGACGTTGTCCGCGAGCGACGTCGTCTATTCGTTCGAGCGCGTCGCCGTCTCGCCACACTCGACACACGCGTCGTTACTGTTCGACCATCTCGGCGTCGAACACGAGCGGAAGGGCGACGAATATGTCCCCGGAACGCTCGGGGTCGAAGCCATGGACCGAAAGACGGTCGAACTCCGACTCGAGTCGCCATTTTACGCGACGCTCGATGTGCTGGCGCTCCCGTCGCTGGCTATCGTTCCCGAGGGAATCGTCGGCGACGTTCCGGGCTACGATGGGCGGATGCCCCGGAAGGAGTTCGCAACTGAAACGCCAGTCGGGGCAGGTGCGTTTACGTTCGATTACTGGCAGTCCGACGCCGAATACGCGGTGACTGCACGTGACGATTATCACGGTGACGGACCACACGTCGACGGAATACATTGGCACGTGATGAGCAACCCCACGGCAGGGTACACCTACGCTACGAACGAGAATGCGGACGCGTTCTGGGTGCCAAACTCGAAGTTCGACCCGGCGAAAGTGACCATCGAAACGATCGACGAACAGGGTCGGAAAATCGGGACCTATGGACCGTTGCCGGAAAACGGCCGAACCGTTCGCTACGTCCAAGTTCCGCTCGCGACGACGTACTACATCGGGTTCAACACGCAGCGCGTTCCGAAACCCGTCCGGAAAGCGGTCGCGCACGTGATGAATCAGGAACAGGAAGTCGAGGATGTCCGAAAAGACAGGGGCGAATCGGCCGTCCATCTCACGCCGCCGAGCATCTTCCCCGGTGGGGTCGAGTCGGCCATGGAACACGCAACGTCGTATCCGTACGGGCGGGACGAATCGAAACTCGACGAGGCTCGGGCGGTAATGGAACGTGCAGGCTACGGTTCGGACGATCGGGAGCGATTCACCATCACGACCTATCAGTCCTCGTCGTGGTCCCAGACCGCGAAGTTGCTCCAAGACAAGCTTCGGGCGGTGTATATCGACCTCGAAATCGAGCAGGCATCGTTCCCCACGCTGGCCGAACGCGGACGAAACGGTACGCTCGAAGCGTTCTCCTACGGATGGGTGATGGACTATCCGTCACCGGAGACGTTCCTCAAACTGCTCGCCCCGAGAAACACGACCGACTCGTTCCTGTTCTGGGAGGACACCGCGGCGGCGAATCGGGCGAAACGAGCGTGGAATCGGGTTCTCGACCATCGTTCGTCGAGCGAAGCGGATGCAAAAGCGCGCCACGAGGCGTACATCGAAATGGAGGAAGCGAACTGGGAAGACGTGGCACTGATTCCGACGTTCTACCCCGTTGGCGAGGGGTTCTACTACCAATGGGTGAACATCCCGAAGACCGGTGCGGCAGGGTTCGCGAAGCATAAGTACACCGACGTGACTATCGACCGACGGCCGTGA
- the glpB gene encoding glycerol-3-phosphate dehydrogenase subunit GlpB, producing the protein MAIEDDVVVVGGGLAGMATALSAAQDGSRVRLLSHKESTLRFASGLIDVLGYVGSEIVSNPFETISQLPDEHPYRRVGEDGIRDGLALIDSVTDYAGGHTDRNALVPTFGGTVKPTARYPKHTAPGLASDERDALLVGFETVVDFDAPLAAEHLAETVPFDVRGITLQFLGDFRTDARVTRLAHALDENERIEVGGRGSVSESVPARIALAERVKPHLGDAERVGFPAILGEEHPDEVRATIGRKLGVEVFEIPMGTPSLPGMRLEAEFETALREAGVRTTTGNPVVDFEGTDEISAVIVERNSARIPFHGEQFVLATGGLVGKGIDSDRSGVREPVFDCHVPAPENRYDWFEDGAFDDHRFARFGVRVDDELRPLDSAGSPEFHNLRAVGGVLGGYDFAAEKSGSGISLATGVVAGRNASDEVNL; encoded by the coding sequence ATGGCGATTGAGGACGACGTCGTCGTCGTCGGCGGTGGACTGGCGGGGATGGCGACCGCCCTATCGGCGGCACAGGATGGGTCACGGGTCAGACTGCTCTCGCACAAGGAGAGCACACTCCGGTTTGCGAGTGGCCTCATCGACGTATTGGGCTACGTCGGGAGCGAGATCGTCTCGAATCCGTTCGAGACGATCTCGCAGTTACCGGACGAACATCCCTATCGGCGAGTGGGCGAGGACGGCATCCGCGATGGCCTCGCCCTCATCGATTCCGTCACTGACTACGCGGGCGGTCACACCGACCGCAACGCCCTCGTCCCCACCTTCGGCGGGACGGTAAAACCGACCGCACGCTACCCGAAACACACCGCACCTGGATTGGCCAGTGACGAGCGAGACGCTTTGCTCGTCGGGTTCGAGACGGTCGTCGATTTCGACGCGCCACTGGCCGCCGAACATCTCGCGGAAACGGTCCCGTTCGACGTTCGCGGCATCACACTCCAATTTCTGGGCGATTTCCGAACCGACGCTCGGGTTACGCGTCTCGCACATGCACTCGACGAAAACGAACGCATCGAAGTGGGCGGGCGGGGGAGCGTGTCGGAATCCGTTCCGGCCCGAATCGCCCTCGCGGAGCGGGTGAAACCCCACCTCGGGGATGCGGAGCGTGTCGGTTTCCCCGCGATACTGGGTGAGGAACATCCCGACGAGGTTCGAGCGACCATCGGACGCAAGTTGGGCGTCGAGGTGTTCGAAATACCGATGGGGACACCGAGTCTTCCGGGGATGCGACTCGAAGCGGAGTTCGAAACTGCCCTTCGAGAGGCAGGCGTCCGAACCACGACCGGAAATCCGGTCGTTGATTTCGAAGGGACGGACGAGATTTCAGCGGTCATCGTAGAGCGAAACAGTGCGCGGATTCCGTTCCACGGCGAGCAGTTCGTATTGGCAACGGGCGGTTTGGTCGGCAAAGGTATCGATTCGGACCGTAGTGGCGTCCGCGAACCCGTCTTCGACTGTCACGTTCCCGCGCCAGAAAACCGATACGACTGGTTCGAGGACGGGGCCTTCGACGATCATCGGTTTGCTCGATTCGGCGTCAGGGTAGACGACGAACTGCGTCCACTCGATTCTGCGGGCAGTCCGGAGTTCCATAACCTCCGTGCTGTTGGCGGCGTTCTCGGTGGCTATGATTTCGCGGCCGAGAAGTCAGGAAGCGGTATCTCGCTGGCGACCGGCGTCGTCGCGGGACGAAACGCAAGCGACGAGGTGAATCTATGA
- a CDS encoding EthD family reductase produces the protein MIKMVDLLVRKDGMTHEEFEDYWLNEHSDIAKELPGLRKYVTSVSKDPEKAGYDGVLELYFDSTADMKAAFDSEQGEKVMADAAEFLDMEQGPTLILEETVQVDDLE, from the coding sequence ATGATAAAGATGGTCGATCTGCTGGTTCGTAAGGACGGAATGACCCATGAGGAGTTCGAAGACTACTGGCTCAACGAACACTCGGACATCGCCAAGGAGCTTCCCGGCCTGCGAAAGTACGTCACCTCCGTCTCGAAAGACCCCGAAAAGGCGGGGTACGACGGCGTTCTCGAACTGTATTTCGACTCGACGGCCGACATGAAAGCGGCGTTCGACTCCGAACAGGGCGAGAAAGTGATGGCGGACGCCGCCGAGTTCCTCGACATGGAGCAGGGACCGACGCTCATTCTCGAAGAGACAGTTCAAGTAGACGACCTCGAATAA
- a CDS encoding GNAT family N-acetyltransferase — MPEISVSVEDSADTDAVRDVVTAAFGRNDEAELVDALRESPAYCSNPSLVAHLTGDIVGYVMFAEVTLDEAPEKEALVLAPLAVDPDHQRMGVGTRLVHVGLEKAREAGYELVFLHGDPDYYERFGFTSAVDAEFENPFDMPDESFQVCDLTEGTLDDVAGTLTYPAPFRA; from the coding sequence ATGCCCGAAATCAGCGTGAGCGTCGAGGATAGCGCGGATACCGACGCAGTCCGCGATGTCGTTACCGCTGCGTTCGGTCGAAATGACGAGGCCGAGCTCGTCGACGCACTCCGCGAATCACCCGCCTACTGCTCGAATCCATCGCTCGTTGCGCATCTCACCGGCGATATCGTCGGCTACGTCATGTTCGCTGAAGTCACACTGGACGAAGCCCCCGAAAAGGAGGCGCTCGTCCTCGCTCCACTCGCGGTTGACCCCGACCATCAACGTATGGGCGTCGGAACCCGACTCGTCCACGTCGGTCTGGAAAAAGCACGAGAGGCAGGCTACGAACTCGTCTTTCTCCACGGCGACCCCGACTACTACGAACGATTCGGATTCACGTCGGCCGTCGATGCTGAATTCGAGAACCCGTTCGATATGCCCGACGAAAGCTTTCAGGTATGTGACCTCACGGAAGGGACGCTGGACGATGTTGCCGGAACGCTCACCTATCCGGCCCCGTTTCGAGCGTGA
- a CDS encoding Cdc6/Cdc18 family protein has translation MDIGARIERRRVTTPVSTLVVEWSALSPVIHVSNPVGRGSTLEQLLDALDPLFDDRLPPNIHLHGPPGAGKSALVSALFSHLSDRLSPMHGTIQTTTRGGNEGNFHFVYIDARRSSTVFRLYRSILDALTDEHVPERGVGTGVLRQKLAATVTHSDPDVVVAVDHVDENETLASGEVLELFDEMSESLSVLTVGREPATADRTLGIAAYSTHELADIITERASQGLQQGVLEHTQVKTLAEWAEGDAHDALAALFGAVTVAVQSDSNRIHDQYLKTAMEAVPRDGVPLGIVLSLPKNRRCVLAKLLELDGGERSSVETSATAIADDTNLSTGTVTRYLYELAEAGILERVAATNSERSGRHPSKLEPRFPTFAFRALHEE, from the coding sequence ATGGACATTGGAGCGCGCATCGAGCGCCGCCGGGTGACGACACCAGTCTCCACCCTCGTCGTCGAGTGGAGCGCACTCAGTCCGGTTATCCACGTTTCGAATCCGGTCGGCCGTGGGTCGACCCTCGAACAACTACTCGATGCGCTCGACCCCCTATTCGACGACCGACTCCCGCCGAATATTCATCTCCACGGCCCCCCTGGAGCGGGAAAATCCGCGCTCGTTTCCGCGTTGTTCAGCCACCTTTCCGACCGACTCTCGCCGATGCACGGGACGATACAGACGACGACGCGGGGCGGCAACGAGGGGAATTTCCATTTCGTCTACATCGATGCCCGTCGGTCAAGCACCGTGTTCCGCCTGTACCGTTCCATCCTCGATGCGTTGACTGACGAACACGTTCCGGAACGTGGCGTCGGAACCGGCGTCCTGCGGCAGAAACTCGCAGCCACCGTGACACACTCCGATCCGGACGTGGTCGTCGCCGTCGACCACGTGGACGAGAACGAAACGCTCGCGAGCGGGGAGGTACTCGAACTGTTCGACGAAATGAGCGAATCACTGTCCGTCCTGACGGTGGGGCGTGAACCCGCTACCGCCGACCGAACGCTCGGTATTGCCGCCTACAGTACGCACGAACTCGCGGATATCATCACCGAACGTGCGTCACAGGGTCTGCAACAGGGCGTCCTCGAGCACACGCAAGTAAAAACCCTCGCGGAGTGGGCCGAAGGTGACGCTCACGACGCCCTCGCGGCGTTGTTCGGCGCTGTTACGGTGGCGGTACAATCGGATTCGAACCGGATTCACGACCAGTACTTGAAGACGGCGATGGAGGCGGTACCGCGGGACGGTGTCCCGCTCGGTATCGTACTTTCGTTGCCGAAAAACCGTCGCTGCGTGCTCGCCAAACTGCTCGAACTCGACGGCGGTGAACGTAGCTCGGTCGAAACCAGCGCGACGGCGATCGCCGACGATACGAACCTTTCGACGGGAACCGTAACTCGGTACCTCTACGAACTCGCTGAAGCGGGTATCCTCGAACGTGTCGCGGCCACCAACTCGGAACGGAGCGGTCGGCACCCCAGCAAGCTCGAACCACGATTTCCGACGTTCGCATTTCGGGCGCTCCACGAGGAATGA
- a CDS encoding HAD hydrolase family protein: MVPPLVLDIDGTMTRPDDSIDPRFFDLLPDWEAPIVVATGKAFPYPVALCHFLQIPQYVIAENGGIVLVEDEITRNGDGEAAFHVAEEYVADGYELGWGESDLTNRWRETEIAVQRDQPLGPLSELASEHGLEVVDTGFAYHVKSSGVSKGQGLKAVATLLDRDPAEFVAIGDSENDVSTFGVVRESYAVANADEKAKRAAETVVEESYSEGTISVLEELRSGFD, from the coding sequence ATGGTTCCGCCGCTCGTCCTCGACATCGACGGCACGATGACCCGGCCAGACGACTCCATCGATCCGCGATTTTTCGACCTGCTTCCCGACTGGGAGGCCCCGATCGTTGTCGCGACCGGGAAGGCGTTTCCCTACCCAGTTGCGCTCTGTCACTTCCTGCAGATACCACAATACGTCATCGCCGAAAACGGCGGTATCGTCCTCGTGGAGGACGAAATAACGCGAAACGGCGACGGCGAAGCCGCTTTCCACGTCGCCGAGGAGTACGTCGCGGATGGCTACGAACTCGGGTGGGGCGAGAGCGACCTGACCAATCGCTGGCGTGAGACGGAAATCGCGGTTCAACGCGACCAACCACTCGGACCGCTTTCCGAACTCGCCAGCGAACACGGGTTGGAAGTCGTCGACACCGGCTTCGCGTACCACGTCAAATCCTCCGGCGTGAGCAAGGGACAGGGATTGAAAGCCGTCGCCACTCTACTCGACCGCGACCCGGCCGAGTTCGTCGCCATCGGCGATTCGGAAAACGATGTTTCGACCTTCGGTGTCGTCCGCGAGAGCTACGCGGTTGCGAACGCCGACGAGAAGGCGAAACGAGCCGCCGAGACGGTGGTCGAGGAGTCGTACTCCGAAGGGACGATTTCGGTACTGGAAGAACTCCGAAGCGGTTTCGATTGA
- the glpK gene encoding glycerol kinase GlpK: MKQNETYVGSIDQGTTGTRFMVFDHGGTVVANAYEKHEQIYPEPGWVEHDPTEIWENTKSVIRSALAEAGIEASQLAAIGVTNQRETTLLWDADTGKPVHNAIVWQDRRTTDRIERLEDDGRTDDVRAKTGLEPDAYFSATKAEWLLDNAEPIKTQRARPADLRDRAETGEVLFGTIDSWLIFNLTGEHITDVTNASRTMLFDIHEMEWDDDLCTEFRVPREMLPEVRPSSDHETYGSTDAESFLGAEIPVAGALGDQQAALFGQTCFDAGDAKNTYGTGSFFLLNTGEEAVESEHGLLTTVGFQRSGEPVQYALEGSIFVTGAAIEWLVDMDLIDDAIETENLARSVDSTDGVFMVPAFTGLGAPHWNQRARGTLVGMTRGTRKEHVVRATLESIAFQTRDVAEAMEADSGIEVESLRVDGGAVKNNFLCQLQADILGTDIVRPVVDETTALGSAYAAGLAVGYWETVDELRNNWQVDREFETAMELNDAEADEKYGRWQDAVERSLDWAQKGSD; the protein is encoded by the coding sequence ATGAAACAGAACGAAACCTACGTCGGTTCCATCGATCAAGGGACGACTGGCACCCGGTTCATGGTATTCGACCACGGCGGGACAGTTGTGGCGAACGCGTACGAAAAGCACGAACAGATATATCCTGAGCCGGGATGGGTCGAACACGACCCGACCGAAATCTGGGAAAACACGAAATCGGTTATCCGATCCGCGCTCGCCGAAGCGGGAATCGAGGCCAGCCAACTCGCCGCTATCGGTGTCACCAACCAGCGTGAGACGACGCTGTTGTGGGATGCCGACACCGGAAAACCGGTCCACAACGCCATCGTCTGGCAGGACCGGCGGACGACCGACCGAATCGAACGGCTGGAAGACGACGGACGAACCGACGACGTCCGTGCGAAAACGGGTCTCGAACCGGACGCGTACTTCTCGGCAACGAAGGCGGAGTGGTTGCTGGACAACGCCGAACCCATCAAGACACAGCGCGCTCGCCCTGCAGACCTGCGGGATCGAGCCGAAACCGGCGAAGTCCTGTTCGGAACCATCGACTCGTGGCTGATTTTCAACCTGACCGGGGAGCACATCACGGACGTGACGAACGCCTCGCGGACGATGCTGTTCGACATCCACGAGATGGAGTGGGATGACGACCTTTGCACCGAGTTTCGTGTTCCGAGAGAGATGCTCCCCGAGGTTCGCCCGTCCAGCGACCACGAAACGTACGGTTCGACCGACGCCGAAAGCTTCCTCGGAGCGGAAATCCCCGTCGCAGGCGCGCTCGGCGACCAGCAAGCTGCCCTGTTCGGACAGACCTGCTTCGACGCGGGCGACGCGAAGAACACGTACGGGACGGGAAGTTTCTTCCTGCTCAACACGGGTGAGGAAGCGGTCGAGAGCGAGCACGGCCTCCTGACGACGGTCGGTTTCCAGCGGTCCGGAGAGCCGGTTCAGTACGCCCTCGAAGGCTCCATCTTCGTTACGGGCGCGGCGATCGAATGGCTCGTGGATATGGACCTCATCGACGATGCCATCGAGACGGAGAACCTCGCCCGAAGCGTCGATTCGACCGATGGGGTTTTCATGGTGCCAGCGTTCACCGGATTAGGTGCACCCCACTGGAATCAGCGCGCTCGCGGGACGCTCGTGGGAATGACCCGCGGAACCCGAAAGGAGCACGTCGTGCGAGCCACGCTCGAAAGCATCGCCTTCCAAACGCGTGACGTTGCGGAGGCGATGGAGGCCGACAGCGGCATCGAGGTCGAATCCCTGCGCGTGGACGGCGGTGCGGTGAAGAACAACTTCCTCTGTCAGCTCCAAGCCGACATCCTCGGCACGGATATCGTTCGCCCGGTCGTGGACGAGACAACCGCGCTCGGGTCGGCATACGCCGCCGGGCTCGCGGTTGGCTATTGGGAAACCGTGGACGAACTCCGAAACAACTGGCAGGTCGACCGCGAGTTCGAAACGGCGATGGAACTGAACGACGCCGAGGCCGACGAAAAGTACGGCCGCTGGCAGGACGCAGTCGAACGGTCGCTCGATTGGGCACAGAAAGGGAGCGACTGA
- the glpA gene encoding anaerobic glycerol-3-phosphate dehydrogenase subunit GlpA: MAIDAEVLVVGGGSTGTGIARDLAMRGVDVTLVEKGNLTHGTTGRMHGLLHSGGRYAVSDQASATECIEENRILRDIASHCVEMTGGQFVQLEGDDDDYFEEKLRGCRECGIPAEVLTAKEAREQEPYLTEDVKRAIAVPDGAIDPFRLCVANAADAEIHGARIETHAEVTDVLVDGTDVVGVEVRHESGPGKRNHAKSGTTEKIRAEYVVNASGAWAGQLGEMAGVDIEVRPSKGVMVVMNCRQVDTVVNHCRPKGDADIIVPHETTAILGTTDEEVDDPENYPEEEWEVDMMIDELSKLVPILRDSRTIRSFWGVRPLYEPPGTGTTDPTDITRDFFLLDHEERDDLTGLTSIVGGKFTTYRAMAEQISDHVCEQLGVRGRCRTADEPLPGSDDFTVLRDYMDDFGIRSPIGRRSVQRLGSRADEVLMTDGPNPVLCECEAVTRAEIGDAIDQSGTDLNAVRIRTRASMGNCQGGICCHRMANELHPKHDEPTVRDALDELFQERWKGERHALWGEQLSQAALNYALHATTMNRDAPDEDAIDFAAFDGGQHGD; this comes from the coding sequence ATGGCAATCGACGCCGAAGTGCTCGTCGTGGGGGGTGGCTCGACGGGCACGGGAATCGCCCGGGACCTCGCGATGCGAGGAGTCGACGTAACACTGGTGGAGAAGGGAAACCTCACCCACGGCACGACGGGCCGGATGCATGGGCTTCTCCATAGCGGAGGCCGGTACGCCGTTTCCGACCAAGCCAGTGCGACGGAATGTATCGAGGAAAACCGCATCCTACGGGATATCGCCAGTCACTGCGTCGAAATGACGGGTGGCCAGTTCGTGCAGTTGGAGGGGGATGACGATGACTACTTCGAAGAAAAGCTCCGGGGCTGTCGCGAGTGTGGCATCCCCGCGGAAGTCCTCACTGCAAAGGAAGCCCGCGAACAGGAGCCCTATCTGACCGAGGACGTAAAACGTGCCATCGCGGTACCGGACGGGGCTATCGACCCGTTTCGACTATGCGTGGCCAACGCGGCCGACGCGGAGATCCACGGTGCCCGAATCGAGACGCACGCGGAGGTGACCGACGTGCTCGTGGACGGAACTGACGTCGTCGGCGTCGAAGTACGCCACGAGAGCGGACCGGGGAAGCGAAACCACGCGAAATCCGGGACGACGGAGAAAATCCGGGCGGAGTACGTAGTCAACGCATCCGGCGCGTGGGCCGGACAACTCGGCGAAATGGCGGGTGTGGATATCGAAGTTCGCCCTTCGAAGGGTGTCATGGTCGTGATGAACTGCAGGCAGGTGGACACGGTCGTCAACCACTGCCGACCGAAAGGTGATGCGGATATCATCGTCCCACACGAGACGACGGCGATCCTCGGGACGACCGACGAGGAGGTGGACGACCCGGAAAACTACCCCGAAGAGGAATGGGAAGTGGACATGATGATAGACGAGTTGTCGAAACTCGTCCCCATCCTGCGGGACTCACGAACGATTCGGTCGTTCTGGGGCGTCCGTCCATTGTACGAACCGCCGGGAACCGGAACGACCGACCCGACAGATATCACGCGTGACTTTTTCCTCTTGGACCACGAGGAACGCGACGACCTGACCGGGTTGACCAGCATCGTCGGTGGAAAGTTCACGACGTATCGGGCGATGGCCGAACAGATTTCGGATCACGTCTGTGAGCAACTCGGCGTCCGTGGTCGATGCAGGACCGCCGACGAACCGCTCCCCGGAAGCGATGATTTCACCGTCCTCCGCGATTACATGGACGATTTCGGTATTCGATCGCCGATCGGTCGGCGGAGCGTCCAACGACTCGGCAGTCGGGCCGACGAGGTGCTCATGACCGATGGTCCGAATCCCGTCCTCTGCGAGTGCGAGGCCGTCACCCGCGCCGAAATCGGGGACGCAATCGACCAGTCCGGAACCGACCTGAACGCGGTTCGTATCCGAACCCGCGCCTCGATGGGCAACTGTCAGGGCGGCATCTGCTGTCACCGAATGGCGAACGAACTCCACCCGAAGCACGACGAACCGACGGTTCGGGACGCTTTGGACGAACTGTTTCAAGAACGCTGGAAAGGCGAGCGTCACGCTCTCTGGGGCGAGCAGCTCTCACAAGCCGCATTGAACTACGCGCTTCACGCGACGACGATGAACCGGGATGCGCCGGACGAGGATGCTATCGATTTCGCGGCGTTCGATGGAGGACAGCATGGCGATTGA
- the cutA gene encoding divalent-cation tolerance protein CutA has translation MPTAYITAPNNGAKRLAELLVEERLAACVNRFPCTSVYRWEGEVVHDEEVVLLAKTTEAAWEALVARVEDEHPYDVPCIERFDESAMTDPFATWIREEVDG, from the coding sequence ATGCCGACCGCGTATATCACCGCGCCGAATAACGGCGCGAAAAGGCTCGCCGAGCTGTTAGTCGAGGAGCGACTGGCGGCCTGCGTAAACCGATTTCCCTGTACCTCGGTATACCGCTGGGAAGGGGAGGTCGTCCACGACGAGGAAGTCGTCCTGTTAGCGAAGACGACCGAAGCGGCGTGGGAAGCGCTGGTCGCACGAGTCGAAGACGAACATCCATACGACGTCCCCTGTATCGAGCGATTCGACGAATCGGCGATGACGGATCCGTTCGCGACGTGGATTCGCGAGGAGGTGGACGGATGA
- a CDS encoding YbhB/YbcL family Raf kinase inhibitor-like protein, which produces MNEVPVEQQSLFPLASNVHGMLGRRTLLRAMGGSGVATLGSRRRRMQTAEQTRGGKTMATFSTPAFEDGNRIPREFTCEGQNASPPLEIESVPDDVTSLAIIVDDPDAPSGTFTHWLIWDVPPDTTRIPKDVPQMEVISDLGGAKQGENSAEELGYMGPCPPIGDGPHTYRFTLYLLEQQPRLGAGATKDALLDAMGGIRLDQRQFTGKFGRG; this is translated from the coding sequence ATGAACGAAGTCCCAGTCGAACAACAGAGCCTATTTCCTCTGGCGTCGAACGTTCACGGGATGCTCGGAAGACGCACGCTTCTCCGGGCGATGGGTGGGTCCGGCGTCGCCACGTTGGGGAGTCGAAGGAGACGGATGCAAACGGCGGAGCAAACACGAGGGGGGAAAACGATGGCTACGTTCAGCACACCAGCGTTCGAGGACGGGAACCGGATTCCGAGGGAGTTCACCTGCGAGGGGCAAAACGCGTCGCCACCGCTCGAAATCGAGTCGGTACCGGACGACGTGACGTCGCTCGCGATCATCGTAGACGACCCGGATGCGCCAAGCGGGACGTTTACTCACTGGCTCATCTGGGACGTTCCGCCGGATACGACGCGGATACCGAAGGACGTTCCACAGATGGAGGTCATCTCCGACCTTGGCGGAGCGAAGCAGGGCGAAAACAGTGCCGAAGAACTCGGCTACATGGGCCCGTGTCCTCCGATAGGGGATGGACCACACACGTACCGGTTTACGCTCTATCTGCTCGAACAACAACCACGGCTCGGGGCGGGTGCGACCAAAGATGCCCTGCTGGATGCGATGGGTGGGATTCGGCTCGATCAACGTCAGTTTACGGGGAAGTTCGGGCGAGGGTAA
- a CDS encoding arsenate reductase/protein-tyrosine-phosphatase family protein, whose protein sequence is MTPTESRSFACRTRVEADARSSDVEVLTGGTHPADDVHDIVVEAVAEIGIDVGGQTPREITTNELVSCDYVATMGRSTLDLSEAEKPVNVRDLFDEVESEQRD, encoded by the coding sequence GTGACACCGACCGAATCGCGTTCGTTTGCGTGCAGAACGCGGGTCGAAGCCGACGCACGGTCGTCCGACGTCGAAGTCCTGACGGGAGGCACTCATCCAGCGGACGACGTCCACGATATCGTCGTCGAGGCGGTGGCAGAAATCGGAATCGACGTGGGGGGTCAAACGCCCCGAGAGATCACGACTAACGAACTGGTTTCGTGCGACTACGTCGCCACGATGGGCCGTTCGACGTTGGACCTGAGCGAAGCGGAGAAACCGGTGAACGTCCGCGACCTGTTCGACGAAGTCGAGTCGGAGCAGCGGGACTAA
- a CDS encoding HEWD family protein has product MAELNRPDRRQCTRCGREDEWNESSHNWTITGSEGRPFCLHEWDINGRHNPIAE; this is encoded by the coding sequence ATGGCGGAACTCAACCGGCCCGACAGACGACAGTGCACGCGGTGCGGACGCGAAGACGAGTGGAACGAGTCGAGCCACAACTGGACGATTACGGGCAGTGAAGGGCGACCGTTCTGCCTCCACGAATGGGACATCAACGGACGCCACAACCCCATCGCGGAGTGA